AGCAACACAGATTGGACCTACTCCAGGACCTCCACCTCCGTGAGGAATTGCAAAAGTCTTGTGAAGGTTAAGGTGACAAACGTCTGCACCAATGTTTCCAGGACTTGTAAATCCTACCTGAGCGTTCATGTTTGCACCATCCATGTATACCTGTCCTCCATGTTCGTGGATTAGGTTGGTAATTTCCTTGATGTTAGCATCAAAGAATCCGTAAGTAGACGGATAGGTAATCATTACAGCTGATAAATTAGCTGAATGTTGTTCTGTTTTAGCTTTAAGATCTTCGAAGTCGATTTCCCCGTTTTCAAGGTTTTTAACAACAACGATCTTCATTCCTGCCATTGCTGCAGAAGCTGGGTTAGTTCCGTGCGCAGACTGAGGAATCAATACTACATTTCTGTGGTGATCACCTCTTGAGATATGGTATTCTCTGATTACCATTAGTCCTGCATATTCTCCCTGAGCTCCGGAATTCGGTTGTAAAGATGTTCCTGCGAAACCAGTAATTTCAGCAAGATCTTTTTCAAGCTCTGCAATCATTTGCTGATAACCACCTGCCTGATCTACCGGTACAAATGGGTGTACACTACCCCAGTCTGCCCATGAAAGTGGCAACATTTCAGTAGCTGCGTTAAGCTTCATTGTACAAGATCCCAGAGAAATCATTGAATGCGTCAATGATAAATCTTTTCTCTCAAGACGCTTGATGTAACGCATCAATTCTGTTTCTGTATGGTATTTGTTGAATACTTCTTCTGTAAGAATTTCATCCTTTCTAAGGTTTTCTTCCGGAATGCTGTATCCTTCTTTTATTTCTAATTTGAAAGTTTGCTTGTCTTTAAACTGAGCGAAAGAAGCCATTAGATAGTTTAATTTCTCCAATGTTGTGCTTTCATTGATTGCAATACTTACAACGCCTTCTGTAAAGTAGTTAAGGTTAAGTCTGTGATCCAGCATCAATCTCACCAATCTTGCCTTTTCATCCTCAGCCATTACAATTTTCACTGTATCGAAGATAGGCTCTTCTACCGTCTGATATCCTAATGCCTTAAGACCATTCTTTAATGCATTCGCTTTAAAGTGAATCTGATCAGCGATATAGTTTAATCCTTTTGGACCGTGATAAACAGCATACATACCAGCCATTACAGCCAATAGAACCTGAGCGGTACAAATGTTAGAAGTTGCTCTTTCTCTCTTAATGTGCTGCTCTCTTGTCTGTAAAGCCATTCTTAATGCACGCTTTCCGTACATATCCTGAGAAACCCCAATGATTCTTCCAGGAATATCTCTTTTATAATCTTCTTTACAAGCAAAGAATGCTGCGTGAGGACCTCCGTAACCTAATGGAATACCAAATCTCTGTGAAGTTCCCACAGCACAGTCTGCACCCATTTCAGCCGGTGACTTTAATTTCACCAAAGCCATAGGATCACAAGCAACGGCTACCTGAAGATCTAATTTTTTATATTCTACAATGTTCTCAGTATAGTCAAGTACAATACCGTTTTTTCCAGGATATTGCAATAATACTCCATAGTAAGAAGCATCGAATGCATGAGTTTTGTGGTCTCCTATTACTACTTCAATTCCAAGTCCCTCAGCCTTAGTTTTCAAAACAGAGATTGTTTGAGGCAGTACAAGGTCAGAGATAAAGAATTTATTAGCTTCAGCTTTTTTCTGATCTTTAGTTCTGTTGTTGAAGAACATATGCATTGCTTCAGCAGCTGCAGTTGATTCATCCAATAGAGAGGCGTTTGCCAATCCGAAACCTGTAAGATCACATACTACAGTTTGGAAATTAAGAAGCGCTTCCAGTCTTCCCTGTGCAATTTCTGCCTGATAAGGAGTATATGCAGTATACCAGCTAGGATTTTCAAAGATATTTCTTTGAATAGCTGATGGTAAAAGCGTGTTGTGGTATCCGAATCCGATATAACTTGTATAATCAGTGTTTTTTGATGCCAAGTCCTTAGAGTGGTTTAGCATTTCGTATTCCGAAAGCGGTTCTGAGATCTCAAGATCTTTTTCTAACCGGATAGAAGAAGGGATAGTCTGAGAAATTAACTCTTCAATACTAGAAACGCCAAGTTTTTCCAACATCGCCTGTTTATCGGCTTCATTAAGAGAAATGTGACGGCTCACAAACTGTTCTGTATTCATTTTTATTTATTAGATTTTGTTTGTAAAAAGATGCGTAAAATTACAATTTTTTACACGATTGCACAACATCATAAAACCATAGATAATTCACCCTATCGTTCAGTTGTTTTAGATAACTTTGCTTTTGATAGTCATCGGATACGGTTTGGATTGTTTTAAACAGCAATTTTATAGATTCTATAAATAATACTCAACAATACAGCCTATTTATTATCAATAAAATAGTGAAATATTCATTGAAAAACTTTAAATAATTTTCAATGATCGTAAATTAATTGAGGAATATATTCATTTCGCCATCCTGCAAGAAATAGCCTCTTTTAGGGATTAATTATGGAGGGTCTAAAGTGATATTATGTTAAATCTGCAATTTATTATGAATGTAAAAAAAGTGAGTAACACTGCTATTCATCAGGTTTTAAGATTTTTATGAAATTTTATTAATTATATTTATTCTAAATTAATATATTTGCAGTATGAATATGATTGTCCCGTTTAAAGTTCAGCCTTTGGCTCCTGCATATGCATTCAATAATGAAGAGATGTTCTGTGAAAAGAAATCTTGCTGTAAAAAATTCAAGAAAGGGAAAAGATGCAAAAAGTGCCCCGGAAGAAAGAAAATGGCTTAGGCTAAATAAGTTCTTTTATTAGGAAGTATAAAGCAATTGCTAAAATTACAATCCCCCAAAACAACATTGTAATTTTGGACAGACCATTCTTGTTCACAGCCGTTCTCGGCTGAGACTTAAACATATCCTCTACTGTGTTTTTGAATTTCTCTGTATCATTTTCAAAAACCTCTGTAATGGTAATTCCCTGCACTACGGTTTTATGCAGAAGCGAATTTGTTGCGTGAAGCAAAAGCTGGAATTTTCCATCCTTAAATTCTGTAATCTTAAAGATTCTTTCACCATAAGGTTTCTCCAATCCGAAAGGTAATACTTTCACCACATCGGCATTACTTGTTTGCCAATTGATAATAATCTCCTCTCCTTTTTTCGCATGAATTTTATTGGCTGTAAAAGTCTTTATGACGGGCGGAACATTATATCTGAAACTTCGCTGATGGCTTTCCAGGTTCTGATCATAGGAATGTCTTCTGCCTGGGTCACTCAACGTTTCATAGGCTTCCTGAATTTCACGGAAACGGTCTGCAAAGAAATCATCATTATCGTTCTTGTCGGGATGGTATTTTAAAGACAGCTTCCGATAAGCCTTTTTGATGTCTTCTTCTGAAGCATCCTGGGATATACCGAGAAAATAGTAGTAGTCTTTCATTGAGCAATACAAAAATAAGGATTTATTTTTCTTTGTGTTTTATATTTCCGGTAAAAATTTGCTAGAAGAAAAGCTCTAAAAGTCATTGCGAATCAAAGATGAAGCAATCTCAACATGATTTTTATATTGATGATTGGAAATTGCAAAGACACAAAAGGTTTTATAAGATCGTTGCTTTTAAGGCGCAAGGATTTTATCTTCAATAAAATTTCAATGGTACCTTTGTCATTTCTAGTATAGAAAGAAATCTAAACATAGTATTAGAATAATATTCACGCAGATTTTGCAGATAATTATGTATCAATATTATCTGTGAGAAAGTATAATCTATTAAATAAAAAATTCCGGCGCGGGAAGCTCTGCTTCCCGCGCCGGAATTAAACAATTTCAATTTAGTCTTTTACGAATTATGCTTCGCAGGTATTATCTTTTCTGCAGCATCTTGAAGCAAATTCCTTTTTGAATTTTCCCTTCAATGCCTCATACTCTTCATTATTCATCTCCCTGATCTTGTCAGCCAATCCAAATGGGGATTTTTCTTTGATTCCGTATTCATCAAAAATACCCTTAATAAATCTTTTTCTTTGTACTGCTTTTTTAGCGATTAAAGCTACACCCACAACGGCTAGTGCTCCAAGAGCACCTTTTAATGCTGAATTTTTCATTTTTTCAAAATTTTAAATTTTACTACTTCTTGTTTTTTATATAGACGAATGAATTTTAATTTTACTTTACTACTTTTTTAAAATTTTCAAATTATTCGTTGTTTCTGTTGAAGAATCCTCCGGAGCATTTATTCTTCCATACTTCCTTGAATTTTTCTTTTTCTTCGGGCGACCATCCTTCCATGCTCTGTCTCATTTTTCTTTCCTTGAAGTCTCTCATTCCCTTACCAAAATGAAAACCTCCGAAAAGGATCTTACTTAAGATCAATATTCCCATAGACTGCCAGAATGTAATGGCCTTTACTCCTAAAATTTCCGGAAGCAGACAATTCCATAGCATCATTACAATCCATGTAACGGCTAATAAAATTAATGGTGGACATAAGAATAAAAAAATCCAGCTCTTTTTGTGTTTATGATTCATAATTTCTTTTTCTAACTTTTTAAATCTTCGTATAGTCTTCTCAACCTGTTTCTCAAATGCTTCACAGCATAGTTTTTTCTACTGATGATAGTTTTGATGTTTTCTCCTTGTTCATCAGCGATCTCCTGGAGGGTTTTGTCGTTTAGTTCATTTTCTACGTAAACCAACCTTTGTTTCTCAGGAAGCTCATCCAATGCTTCAAACAGTTTTTTCCAGATCTCATCCTGAAACATCTTTACTTCAGGACCTGCGCTATCATCCATCAATAAAATATCCTTAATGGAAAAACTACCGTCTTCATCTTCGTAAACAAAATCTTCAAGATTTTCTGTTTTCTTTTTACGATAACGATCTGTAATCTTATTCGCAGTGACCCTGTAAAGCCAGCCTCCTACATTTACAATCTCGGAAAGATTGGTAATGCTACTGAACTGATACCACACTTCCTGCAGAATATCTTCTGCATCCTCTGTGTTTTTCACTTTGGGACGAATATAGGACATCAGCTTTCCTCCGTAGTTGGAAACGGTCTGCGAGATGATGCTTTCTTTCTCTTTCTGTGGCATTGTTATTTTTTCGACAACCTCCATATTGCTATGACGACTGTCTTCTTGGTTTTACTTTAATAAATTTATAATATTTTTCTAAGAATTCAATTTTTCTTTTATCCATCGGCTTTTCATTTCATAAAATATTTTTTCATTATTTTTTATACTTAACCTCTTTGCATTTTTTCCCAACTTCCAACTTCTCAATAATGACAAAAAAGAAACGGAAGACACAATATCCTCCGTTTCCATCATTATAAAAATTTTAAACTTACTTAGCCTTATTGAAATTTTCAGCAAAGAATCCTAGCATCGATTTATAAAATTCGATTCTGTTTGGTTCTTTTCCGAATCCGTGTCCTTCATCATATTTTACCATGTAAGGTACTTCAAATCCTTTAGCACGCATAGCTTTCACAATCTGATCAGATTCATTGATATTTACTCTAGGGTCATTAGCACCCTGAACTACAAACAATGGTTTCTTTATCTTATCAATCTGGAAGACAGGTGATACTTCCTTGGCAATTTTAGCTTCTTCAGGGTTATCTAAATCATACCAGATTTGTTTTACCATTTCTTTGTAAGGTTTCCAGTATTCCGGGAATGATTCGAAGAATGTAAAAATATTAGATACTCCTACATAATCTACTCCACAAGCATATAAATCCGGTGTTTTGATCAAGCCCATCAAGGTAGCATATCCCCCGTGGCTGCCTCCGTAAATTGCAATCTTATCTTTATCTACCCATCCTTGGCTGATGGCGTATTTTACTCCATCTTCCACGTCATCCATTGCTTTTCTTCCAATCTGCTTATACCCTGCTTTTTGGAATTCTTTTCCATAACCTCCTGAAATTCTGAAATTCACCTGAAGTGTAGCATACCCTCTGCTTGCAAACAGTTGGCTTTCCGGATTGAATCCCCAATCATCTCTGATTCCCTGAGGACCACCATGTGGGTTCACAATTAAAGGAACCTTTTTGCCTTCCAATGCTGCTTTAGGCAGGGTAATATAACCACGAATCGTTAGTCCATCTCTACTTTTAAATTCAATTGGTCTCATTTCTGCCATATCCTCTTCTTTCAACTGTGGCATCAGGTTATAAAGAAGCTTTGTTTGCTTAGTCTTTGTGTCATACTCGTAGTACGTTCCGTATAGCTTATCGCTTCCTACTACTACAAGAAGTTTATCATTATTATCATCTGAAGAAACGATACCAAATTCCTTGTCTCCAAACTGAGATTTTAGCTTATCATCAATTTCTTTATAGAATTTACTTACCGGAACCGTTTCTCCTTTTACGCCGTTATAGCTAACGTAATCCAGTTCATAATTTCTGTTTTTACCGGCAACACTTATTGAGCTTACATCATAAACAGGATTGGAATAAACCTCCTTAATTACAGCATTTTTCTTTAAATCATATAAAACAATCTTTGCTTTATCACTGTCTAGATTAGTGACCACATAAGCTTCGCCTTTGTTCTTGGAATTATCATTAAATCTGACAATACTGAATGTATCAGACCAATCCGTTGATTTAATCAGATTGAATTTCCCTGTCTGCAGGTCTTTATAGTAAGTCTTCGTTGTTAATCCGTTTTCAAGAATAGTATATCCTCTTAAATTTCCGTCTTTATCAAAAATATAGTCGTCAATAGGGCTATTGGCATCTTTATTTTCATACAATTGGGTTATTTCTCCTGTTACGAAGTTAACTTTATAGGGTTCAAAGATCTGTTTATTATTCTTATTCATTGTAACTACAACGAAGTCTGTATCTTTTATTGGAATAATTGAGCCTAATGTAATCCCGTCAAATGGAGTTAAATCCTTAAGATTACTACCATCAGTATCCGCAGCATAAAGATGAATATTCTCATTACCCCCTTTGTCTTGCGTATAGAATAAACGGTTTTTGTTCAACCAGCCATATGCTTTTATCAGGTCATCTTTTTCTACAATGGCCTTGGTAATTTTCCCTGTACCTAATTCTTTAACATAAACATGATTTTTGCTGTCTTTGTCTTTTTCTTTATAGGAAAGAAACTTTCCATCCGGCGATATTTTAAATTGGGAAGCCTTTGGTCTTGCAAAGTAATCTTCAACTTTATACTTGAAGTTTCCTTTGTCATAAGAAACAAGTTTCTCTAGATTAGCCTTGGTAGACGGAAGCGTGGGATCTCCCGGAAGTTTGGATGTAGAACTCTGTGCATTCATCATAATAGCGGAAAGTACAATATAAGCTGTACCGAAAATTTTGGAATTTAGATTCATAACTTATGCTTTAAAGTTAAAACTATTGGTTGCATTTAATCTTTTAATTAAAAAAATTAAAGCTTTTATATATAAGACAGCTTAAACCTCAAAACGTTACATAATTTAAGCATTATTTTTCTAAAAAAAACAAATAAATAAAAAAAGACAGCTTTAGAAGCTGCCTTATATCTAATGTAAATAAATTCCGAAATACCAGGTCCACGCTATTAAAATGATCTGCATAGGAATCCTTTGAGCGTAAAGATATTGCATCCCCGGGCCTGTATAATCTGCCTTAAAAATATTAATATTCTTTTTGGAAGAATTGATGTTAGCTACAAAAACCAACACATAAAAAATGATTAATAAGATTGCCGTTATCTCCCGAATGGAGGGAATCATTAACCCTATTCCCGCTGCAATTTCTAAAAGTCCGGTAAAATATACCCAAAACATTTTGCCGGGAATAAACTCAGGGATCATCATCGCCATTCCTTTCTGAAACTTAAA
This genomic interval from Chryseobacterium joostei contains the following:
- the gcvP gene encoding aminomethyl-transferring glycine dehydrogenase — its product is MNTEQFVSRHISLNEADKQAMLEKLGVSSIEELISQTIPSSIRLEKDLEISEPLSEYEMLNHSKDLASKNTDYTSYIGFGYHNTLLPSAIQRNIFENPSWYTAYTPYQAEIAQGRLEALLNFQTVVCDLTGFGLANASLLDESTAAAEAMHMFFNNRTKDQKKAEANKFFISDLVLPQTISVLKTKAEGLGIEVVIGDHKTHAFDASYYGVLLQYPGKNGIVLDYTENIVEYKKLDLQVAVACDPMALVKLKSPAEMGADCAVGTSQRFGIPLGYGGPHAAFFACKEDYKRDIPGRIIGVSQDMYGKRALRMALQTREQHIKRERATSNICTAQVLLAVMAGMYAVYHGPKGLNYIADQIHFKANALKNGLKALGYQTVEEPIFDTVKIVMAEDEKARLVRLMLDHRLNLNYFTEGVVSIAINESTTLEKLNYLMASFAQFKDKQTFKLEIKEGYSIPEENLRKDEILTEEVFNKYHTETELMRYIKRLERKDLSLTHSMISLGSCTMKLNAATEMLPLSWADWGSVHPFVPVDQAGGYQQMIAELEKDLAEITGFAGTSLQPNSGAQGEYAGLMVIREYHISRGDHHRNVVLIPQSAHGTNPASAAMAGMKIVVVKNLENGEIDFEDLKAKTEQHSANLSAVMITYPSTYGFFDANIKEITNLIHEHGGQVYMDGANMNAQVGFTSPGNIGADVCHLNLHKTFAIPHGGGGPGVGPICVAKHLVPFLPSNANIRIGTKDAIEGISAAPYGSGLILNISYAYIKMLGTDGLKKATGHAIMNANYLKEILAEHFPILYSNENGRVAHECIVDFRQFKSLGIEVADVAKRLMDYGFHAPTVSFPVAGTLMIEPTESESKAEIDRFAEALISIKHEIDEIANGQADPANNVLKNAPHTEQLVISDSWDKPYSREKAAYPLQWVRDHKFFASVSRVDEAYGDRNLVCTCEPIEAYM
- a CDS encoding J domain-containing protein, whose product is MKDYYYFLGISQDASEEDIKKAYRKLSLKYHPDKNDNDDFFADRFREIQEAYETLSDPGRRHSYDQNLESHQRSFRYNVPPVIKTFTANKIHAKKGEEIIINWQTSNADVVKVLPFGLEKPYGERIFKITEFKDGKFQLLLHATNSLLHKTVVQGITITEVFENDTEKFKNTVEDMFKSQPRTAVNKNGLSKITMLFWGIVILAIALYFLIKELI
- a CDS encoding RNA polymerase sigma factor; the encoded protein is MPQKEKESIISQTVSNYGGKLMSYIRPKVKNTEDAEDILQEVWYQFSSITNLSEIVNVGGWLYRVTANKITDRYRKKKTENLEDFVYEDEDGSFSIKDILLMDDSAGPEVKMFQDEIWKKLFEALDELPEKQRLVYVENELNDKTLQEIADEQGENIKTIISRKNYAVKHLRNRLRRLYEDLKS
- a CDS encoding S9 family peptidase gives rise to the protein MNLNSKIFGTAYIVLSAIMMNAQSSTSKLPGDPTLPSTKANLEKLVSYDKGNFKYKVEDYFARPKASQFKISPDGKFLSYKEKDKDSKNHVYVKELGTGKITKAIVEKDDLIKAYGWLNKNRLFYTQDKGGNENIHLYAADTDGSNLKDLTPFDGITLGSIIPIKDTDFVVVTMNKNNKQIFEPYKVNFVTGEITQLYENKDANSPIDDYIFDKDGNLRGYTILENGLTTKTYYKDLQTGKFNLIKSTDWSDTFSIVRFNDNSKNKGEAYVVTNLDSDKAKIVLYDLKKNAVIKEVYSNPVYDVSSISVAGKNRNYELDYVSYNGVKGETVPVSKFYKEIDDKLKSQFGDKEFGIVSSDDNNDKLLVVVGSDKLYGTYYEYDTKTKQTKLLYNLMPQLKEEDMAEMRPIEFKSRDGLTIRGYITLPKAALEGKKVPLIVNPHGGPQGIRDDWGFNPESQLFASRGYATLQVNFRISGGYGKEFQKAGYKQIGRKAMDDVEDGVKYAISQGWVDKDKIAIYGGSHGGYATLMGLIKTPDLYACGVDYVGVSNIFTFFESFPEYWKPYKEMVKQIWYDLDNPEEAKIAKEVSPVFQIDKIKKPLFVVQGANDPRVNINESDQIVKAMRAKGFEVPYMVKYDEGHGFGKEPNRIEFYKSMLGFFAENFNKAK
- a CDS encoding DoxX family protein translates to MKLLVILFGTFILALLGTTVFQGKPDFVFSGNLGMAVFIIFTGFSHFKFQKGMAMMIPEFIPGKMFWVYFTGLLEIAAGIGLMIPSIREITAILLIIFYVLVFVANINSSKKNINIFKADYTGPGMQYLYAQRIPMQIILIAWTWYFGIYLH